From a region of the Robbsia betulipollinis genome:
- the tssF gene encoding type VI secretion system baseplate subunit TssF, with product MSDAAADDILQYYKRELAYLRKQGADFAQRYPKVAAGLALHGNESLDPHTERLIESVAFLAARVHRDLDQSFPQIASALLDHVCPSIVQPVPSMSVVQLDLDARQGKVTSGYRVPRHTGVHAQTHDGETCRFRTAWDATLWPIRVAATTLLDEGTLCLTVETVGDADLSELDIDRLRLHLQGDWMETMPVYELLVGGIRDIHVRRRDGTTLAVACDAWREVGYGADDMVLSPPNHAYVPYVLLQEYFAFPQKFLFFDLTLPPGALGTGRTADITLRFGRSTRHVKTLAKTLFQLGCVPIVNLFKRSSEPIVFDRRHYEYPLVADLKRDATTEIYAIESVVAIDPMSDRAVPIESFTTSEDRARRIASPLGTVFWSARREHSVRQHVSGTELFISFVDVRNMPRCPSEPVVYVDLLCTNRRLAEQVPKGALMRVESGSRNVHVNGLYEPTAPHDPPLGSASLWRLVSLLTLNYRSLTDESDGVGKLRDMLALFATDSHRNHEQIHGISAMTTRAATARVGEEGWRGFCRGTEIVLEFEEGAFVGGSPLLLAAILARFFAMYTSVNSFVRLTARRGDETWNHWDAMSGRQRLL from the coding sequence GTGAGTGACGCAGCGGCCGACGACATCCTGCAGTACTACAAGCGGGAACTCGCGTATCTGCGCAAGCAGGGTGCGGATTTCGCGCAACGGTATCCGAAAGTGGCGGCGGGCCTTGCACTGCATGGCAATGAGTCGCTGGATCCGCACACCGAGCGCCTGATCGAATCGGTGGCCTTCCTGGCGGCGCGGGTGCACCGCGACCTCGATCAGTCCTTTCCGCAAATCGCATCGGCGCTTCTCGATCATGTCTGCCCCTCGATCGTGCAGCCGGTTCCGTCGATGTCCGTGGTGCAGCTCGATCTCGATGCGCGCCAGGGAAAGGTGACGTCGGGCTACCGCGTACCTCGCCATACAGGCGTGCATGCGCAGACGCACGACGGCGAGACGTGCCGGTTTCGCACCGCCTGGGATGCAACGCTGTGGCCGATTCGCGTTGCGGCGACGACGCTGCTGGACGAGGGCACGCTGTGCCTGACGGTCGAGACGGTCGGCGACGCGGATCTGTCCGAACTCGACATCGACCGCCTGCGGCTGCATCTGCAGGGCGACTGGATGGAAACGATGCCCGTCTATGAATTGCTGGTGGGCGGCATTCGCGACATTCACGTGCGCAGACGGGATGGAACCACGCTTGCGGTCGCCTGCGACGCGTGGCGGGAAGTGGGATACGGAGCGGACGACATGGTTTTGTCGCCGCCCAATCACGCCTACGTGCCTTACGTTCTGTTGCAGGAATATTTCGCCTTTCCGCAAAAATTTCTCTTTTTCGATCTGACCCTGCCTCCGGGCGCGCTGGGCACGGGCCGCACCGCGGACATCACGCTGCGTTTCGGCCGCAGCACGCGGCACGTCAAGACGTTGGCGAAGACGCTCTTCCAGCTCGGTTGCGTGCCGATCGTCAATCTTTTCAAGCGCAGCAGCGAACCGATCGTCTTCGATCGTCGCCATTACGAGTATCCGTTGGTCGCGGACCTGAAACGCGACGCTACCACCGAGATCTACGCGATCGAGTCGGTCGTCGCCATCGATCCGATGTCGGATCGTGCCGTGCCGATCGAAAGCTTCACCACGAGCGAGGATCGGGCGCGCCGCATCGCATCGCCGCTGGGTACGGTGTTCTGGTCCGCGCGCCGCGAGCACAGCGTACGTCAGCACGTTTCCGGAACGGAGTTGTTCATCAGCTTCGTGGATGTCCGGAACATGCCGCGCTGCCCGTCCGAACCGGTGGTGTACGTCGATCTTCTGTGTACCAACCGGCGCCTGGCCGAGCAGGTGCCGAAGGGTGCGCTGATGCGCGTTGAATCGGGTTCGCGCAACGTCCATGTGAATGGCCTGTACGAACCCACCGCGCCGCACGATCCGCCGTTGGGCAGCGCGTCCCTCTGGCGTCTCGTGTCCCTGTTGACCCTGAATTACCGGTCCCTGACGGACGAAAGCGACGGCGTCGGCAAGTTGCGCGACATGCTCGCCTTGTTCGCGACGGATTCCCACCGCAATCACGAACAGATCCATGGAATCAGCGCGATGACGACCCGGGCCGCGACCGCGCGCGTAGGCGAAGAGGGGTGGCGAGGATTTTGCCGCGGCACCGAAATCGTCCTGGAATTCGAGGAGGGCGCCTTCGTGGGCGGGTCCCCGCTGCTGCTCGCCGCGATACTCGCGCGATTCTTCGCGATGTACACATCGGTCAATTCTTTCGTGCGGTTGACCGCGCGCAGGGGAGATGAAACGTGGAATCATTGGGACGCGATGAGCGGACGCCAGCGTCTGCTGTGA
- the tssC gene encoding type VI secretion system contractile sheath large subunit: MSKKEAATAVAPESAVETQESSLLDRIVHEGNMAVEPSQSEYAKKLIGQLASQILDEGMRTSPDKGVVAMINERVAEIDGLLTDQLNAIMHDRAFQSLEASWRGLSDMVHGTETSSRLVLKLLNVSKADLLKDIESAVDHDMSALFKKLYEEEYGTFGGHPFSLLIGDYAFGRHPQDIGLLEGLSKVAAAAHAPFISAASPSLFDMKSFTDLSVPRDLAKTFESAELAAWRAFRESEDSRYVSLVLPRYAARLPYGAATKPTESFAFEEDVDGNDHSKYLWANAAYQLGLRITDSFAKYSWTTAIRGVEGGGKVDGLVAHTFKTAEGDVALKCPTEVTITDRREKELNDLGFIAIVSSKGSNSATFFGGQTTNRPKTFSNDAANANALLSGRLPYVMAASRFAHYIKVIMRDKIGSFQTREEVEGYLNNWIADYVLVNAAAPQSSKARFPLSEARIDVTEVPGRPGAYRATCFLKPHFQMEELSASIRLVAELPASAA; this comes from the coding sequence ATGTCGAAGAAGGAAGCCGCGACGGCGGTAGCGCCGGAATCAGCCGTCGAAACGCAGGAATCGAGCCTGTTGGACCGGATCGTGCACGAGGGCAACATGGCGGTGGAGCCTTCGCAGAGCGAATACGCGAAAAAGTTGATTGGACAACTCGCCTCGCAGATTCTCGACGAAGGCATGCGGACCAGCCCCGACAAGGGGGTGGTGGCGATGATCAACGAGCGGGTCGCGGAAATCGATGGATTGTTGACCGACCAGTTGAACGCCATCATGCACGACCGTGCATTCCAGTCGCTGGAAGCTTCCTGGCGCGGCTTGTCGGACATGGTGCACGGGACGGAAACCAGTTCGCGCCTGGTTCTCAAACTGCTGAACGTGAGCAAGGCGGATCTTCTCAAGGACATCGAAAGCGCGGTCGACCACGACATGAGCGCCCTTTTCAAGAAATTGTACGAGGAAGAGTACGGCACCTTCGGCGGTCATCCTTTCTCCCTGCTCATCGGCGACTACGCGTTCGGACGGCATCCGCAGGATATCGGCCTGCTCGAGGGCCTTTCGAAGGTGGCCGCTGCGGCGCATGCGCCCTTCATCAGCGCGGCGTCGCCGTCCTTGTTCGATATGAAGTCGTTCACGGATCTCAGCGTACCGCGAGACCTCGCGAAGACGTTCGAAAGTGCCGAGCTGGCCGCCTGGCGCGCGTTTCGGGAATCGGAGGATTCGCGGTACGTATCGCTGGTCCTGCCGCGCTACGCGGCGCGCCTGCCGTACGGCGCGGCGACCAAGCCGACCGAAAGCTTCGCCTTCGAGGAGGATGTCGACGGCAACGATCATTCGAAATACCTGTGGGCGAACGCGGCCTACCAACTCGGGTTGCGCATCACCGATTCGTTCGCGAAGTACAGCTGGACGACGGCGATTCGCGGCGTCGAGGGCGGCGGCAAGGTTGATGGCCTGGTCGCGCACACATTCAAGACCGCCGAGGGCGATGTCGCCCTCAAATGCCCCACCGAGGTGACGATCACCGACCGCCGCGAGAAGGAGCTGAACGATCTCGGCTTCATCGCGATCGTGAGTTCGAAGGGTTCCAATTCGGCGACGTTTTTCGGCGGCCAGACCACCAATCGTCCCAAGACCTTCAGCAACGACGCGGCGAATGCCAACGCCCTGTTGTCCGGGCGTTTGCCCTATGTGATGGCGGCATCCCGCTTCGCGCATTACATCAAGGTCATCATGCGCGACAAGATCGGCAGTTTCCAGACCCGGGAAGAAGTGGAAGGCTATCTGAACAACTGGATCGCCGACTACGTCCTGGTCAATGCCGCGGCACCGCAATCGTCGAAGGCGCGATTCCCCCTGAGCGAGGCGCGGATCGATGTTACCGAGGTGCCCGGGCGCCCGGGTGCCTACCGTGCGACCTGCTTTCTCAAGCCCCACTTTCAGATGGAAGAACTCAGCGCATCGATCCGACTCGTCGCCGAACTGCCTGCTTCCGCTGCGTGA
- the tssG gene encoding type VI secretion system baseplate subunit TssG: MIAKLLEAPHRFDLFQAISLLERQTAPRARDGEGLAAGDGEDESVRLTGHAALGFQSSDIHRVEACEPAEHAPAGHRPNPAYVLSTQAMTLAGGQGPLPQPYTELLLERLAKRDHAMRDFLDIFNHRFIGFLFRGKKKHAPALNWVSLNASPLASCVRAIAHFDLAGEEGGDVPWLRHAGLMTSAPRSMTGLLRLLADRFGLAVRGRQFIGGWLPLEPCAQIRLGRDATLNARQALGQRAWDQAAAIDIAFQDVDMARLDALLPTGRSHGSLSYCIKRYLPCSIDVHLVFAPARGARVAARVGGSGAAQLGWTSWLQEARDDGDAAHETDGRAPRASRNCPPARLRL, encoded by the coding sequence GTGATCGCGAAGCTGCTGGAGGCGCCGCACCGCTTCGATCTTTTCCAGGCAATCAGCCTGTTGGAGCGACAGACAGCGCCGCGAGCGAGAGATGGCGAAGGTCTGGCAGCTGGCGATGGCGAGGACGAGTCGGTCCGGCTGACGGGACACGCCGCGCTGGGCTTTCAGTCGAGCGATATCCACCGCGTCGAGGCGTGCGAACCGGCCGAGCATGCCCCTGCCGGGCATCGCCCGAACCCGGCATACGTCCTGTCCACACAGGCGATGACGCTGGCCGGCGGGCAGGGCCCCTTGCCGCAACCGTACACCGAGTTGCTGCTCGAACGGTTGGCGAAGCGCGACCACGCGATGCGCGATTTCCTGGATATCTTCAACCACCGCTTCATCGGCTTCCTGTTTCGCGGCAAAAAGAAACATGCGCCGGCACTCAATTGGGTATCTCTGAATGCATCGCCGCTTGCGTCCTGCGTTCGGGCGATCGCCCATTTCGACCTTGCCGGCGAAGAGGGCGGTGACGTACCCTGGTTGCGGCACGCCGGATTGATGACCTCCGCGCCCAGATCGATGACCGGTCTGCTGCGCCTGCTCGCGGATCGCTTCGGCCTCGCCGTGCGCGGCAGGCAGTTCATCGGCGGTTGGCTCCCTCTCGAGCCCTGCGCGCAGATACGACTCGGCCGGGACGCCACGCTGAATGCGCGGCAGGCGCTGGGCCAGCGGGCGTGGGATCAGGCGGCCGCGATCGATATCGCATTTCAGGACGTCGACATGGCACGGCTCGACGCGCTTTTACCGACAGGCCGTTCCCATGGTTCGTTGTCCTATTGTATAAAGCGGTACCTGCCATGTTCGATCGATGTCCATCTGGTGTTCGCGCCGGCGCGGGGAGCGCGTGTCGCGGCTCGCGTGGGCGGCAGCGGCGCGGCGCAACTGGGATGGACCTCGTGGTTGCAGGAAGCCCGGGACGATGGGGACGCCGCGCACGAGACGGACGGGCGCGCGCCGCGGGCATCGCGAAATTGTCCACCGGCGAGGCTGCGGCTCTAG
- a CDS encoding type VI secretion system Vgr family protein, whose protein sequence is MANGVTQARSFLSVSTPFGADVLSLERFTGREAISAPFSFRLEMRSSNGDLDPSGIIGQPLGVRLARAGQTQRHFHGIVARFVHESGRAEASRYAAVVVPRLWLLTLGSDRAIHQNKSAADIVRAVLHEHNILVEDRLSGTYPVREYCVCYDESPFSFISRLMEEEGIFYFFTFAEGRHTLVLADNAAAHATSDSAPVMRYAPESPDSRTLEAVTQFELEHRVVAQDVTLNDYDCGQSTAPLLVTVPESGGRGARYLYPGKYATLPEGERLASLRLDAQQMAGVAGRGASQCYTLRAGAKFTLVGHHRDALNGVQVVRSVEHAATESAYENRFETFAENRRFRPPSAAPRPAVQGMHTAVVVGPAGEEIWTDDLGRVKVRFHWDRHAARDENSSCWVRVAQAVAGQGWGQLFLPRVGHEVLVSYIDGDPDRPLVTGSVYNDTHTPPVSLPAAQTQSVIRSRSSKAGRAGNEIRMEDRLDHEELFLHAQKDMKIDVENDLHTTLLAGSHRLKVERGDRTIDVREGQETHMVHGDRSVTVGGTQVHHTEGDHRHTVAGNYTLCVAGDLLIDVTGSVAIKAGNALTSQAGTSLSNQAGLDLTNKGGTTLENSAGTTLTNRGLVVESKASATQTVDGGGMLTLKGGMVAIN, encoded by the coding sequence ATGGCGAACGGAGTCACGCAGGCGCGGTCGTTTCTGTCCGTCAGCACGCCGTTCGGCGCGGACGTGCTGTCTCTGGAACGGTTCACGGGCCGGGAAGCGATCTCCGCGCCTTTCAGCTTTCGCCTGGAAATGCGTTCGTCGAACGGCGATCTCGACCCCTCGGGAATTATCGGACAACCGCTGGGGGTGCGTCTCGCGCGTGCGGGCCAGACGCAACGTCATTTCCACGGCATCGTGGCGCGATTCGTCCATGAAAGCGGGCGCGCCGAGGCATCCCGCTACGCCGCCGTCGTGGTGCCCAGATTGTGGCTGTTGACCCTGGGCTCGGATCGGGCGATCCATCAGAACAAGAGCGCGGCCGATATCGTGAGAGCCGTGCTGCACGAGCACAATATCCTTGTCGAGGACCGGCTGTCGGGAACCTATCCGGTCCGGGAATACTGCGTCTGCTACGACGAAAGTCCGTTCTCCTTCATCTCGCGACTGATGGAGGAAGAGGGCATCTTCTATTTCTTCACCTTCGCCGAGGGGCGGCACACGCTGGTGCTGGCCGACAATGCCGCGGCGCATGCGACGAGCGACAGCGCGCCGGTCATGCGCTACGCACCCGAATCCCCGGACTCGCGAACGCTGGAAGCGGTCACGCAATTCGAACTGGAGCACCGGGTCGTCGCGCAGGACGTGACGCTGAACGATTACGATTGCGGGCAGTCCACGGCGCCGTTGCTCGTCACGGTGCCCGAGTCGGGGGGGCGGGGCGCGCGTTATCTCTATCCAGGCAAGTACGCGACATTGCCCGAGGGCGAGCGGCTCGCCAGTCTGCGTCTTGACGCGCAGCAGATGGCAGGCGTCGCCGGACGCGGCGCGAGCCAGTGCTACACCCTTCGCGCGGGGGCCAAGTTCACGCTCGTCGGACACCACCGCGACGCGCTCAATGGCGTTCAGGTGGTCCGGTCGGTGGAGCATGCCGCCACCGAAAGCGCCTACGAAAATCGCTTCGAAACCTTTGCCGAAAACAGGCGTTTTCGCCCGCCGTCCGCTGCGCCGCGACCCGCGGTGCAGGGCATGCATACCGCCGTCGTCGTGGGGCCCGCCGGCGAGGAGATCTGGACCGACGATCTCGGGCGCGTCAAGGTGCGGTTTCACTGGGACCGGCACGCGGCGCGCGACGAAAACAGTTCCTGCTGGGTCCGCGTCGCCCAGGCCGTCGCGGGCCAGGGATGGGGGCAGCTGTTCCTGCCGCGCGTGGGCCACGAAGTGCTCGTCAGCTACATCGACGGCGATCCCGATCGGCCGCTCGTCACCGGCAGCGTCTACAACGACACGCATACGCCGCCCGTTTCCCTGCCCGCAGCGCAAACGCAAAGCGTGATCCGGTCGCGTTCCTCGAAGGCGGGTCGCGCCGGCAACGAGATCCGCATGGAGGACCGGCTGGATCACGAGGAGCTGTTCCTGCATGCGCAGAAGGACATGAAGATCGATGTCGAGAACGATCTGCACACGACGCTCCTGGCCGGTTCGCACAGGCTCAAGGTGGAGCGGGGCGACCGGACGATCGACGTGCGCGAAGGGCAGGAGACGCACATGGTGCACGGCGACCGCAGCGTGACCGTGGGCGGCACGCAGGTGCACCACACCGAGGGGGATCACCGGCACACCGTGGCGGGGAACTATACGTTGTGCGTGGCGGGCGATCTGCTGATCGATGTGACCGGTTCGGTCGCGATCAAGGCCGGAAACGCGCTCACGTCGCAGGCAGGCACGTCGCTGAGCAATCAGGCCGGACTGGACCTGACGAACAAGGGTGGCACGACGCTGGAGAACAGCGCGGGCACGACCCTGACCAACCGGGGGCTGGTGGTGGAGAGCAAGGCGTCCGCGACGCAAACGGTGGACGGGGGCGGCATGCTGACCTTGAAGGGCGGCATGGTCGCGATCAATTGA
- a CDS encoding Hcp family type VI secretion system effector has translation MDTIVLSIDSISGNSTLKEFSGKIIIDSFSHGVALPMNMDVGNTERTMGRPVFGEMSLSKMTDVSTPALYTACAAGTKLGDATLSIGRNEGGKFMLLVKYVLGNAMISNISTSGGGGGAMDSLSINFTKITSEYSQQNPDASKKGSSTFGWDMTTNTAS, from the coding sequence ATGGATACCATCGTTCTTTCGATCGACAGCATTTCCGGGAATTCGACGCTGAAGGAGTTCTCGGGAAAGATCATCATCGATTCTTTTTCCCACGGCGTGGCCCTGCCGATGAACATGGACGTGGGAAACACCGAGCGGACCATGGGGCGGCCGGTATTCGGCGAAATGTCGCTGTCGAAGATGACGGACGTCTCGACCCCGGCGCTCTATACCGCATGCGCCGCCGGCACGAAGCTGGGCGACGCGACGCTGAGCATCGGCCGTAACGAGGGCGGAAAATTCATGCTGCTGGTGAAGTACGTCCTGGGTAACGCAATGATCTCGAACATCAGCACATCGGGCGGTGGCGGCGGAGCGATGGACAGCCTTTCGATCAATTTCACGAAAATCACCAGCGAGTACTCGCAGCAGAATCCGGATGCGTCCAAGAAGGGTTCGTCCACTTTCGGTTGGGACATGACGACCAATACCGCAAGCTGA
- the tssB gene encoding type VI secretion system contractile sheath small subunit — translation MSNSLQKWVGRNRPPRVQITYDVEVGDAVEKKELPMVVGMLADLSGHPVTPLPKLKDRRLTEIDRDNFNEVMSNIAPRLQLSAPDTLTGEGVLPVELNFTTMADFHPDALVLQVPRLAKLLEARQQLRDLLAKLDGNDELDSLLEKIVSNNDDLKQVQQQAHGEDGAAPADETSPGA, via the coding sequence ATGTCCAACAGCTTGCAAAAATGGGTGGGCCGCAACCGGCCGCCCCGTGTGCAGATCACATACGATGTGGAAGTGGGCGACGCAGTCGAGAAAAAAGAGTTGCCGATGGTCGTTGGCATGCTGGCTGACCTGTCGGGTCATCCGGTCACGCCGTTGCCCAAATTGAAGGACCGGCGGCTGACCGAAATCGATCGCGACAACTTCAACGAAGTCATGTCGAATATCGCCCCGCGCCTCCAACTCTCGGCGCCGGACACGCTGACGGGCGAAGGCGTTCTGCCGGTCGAACTCAATTTCACCACCATGGCGGATTTCCATCCGGACGCCCTGGTCCTTCAGGTTCCCCGGCTGGCGAAGCTGCTTGAGGCGCGTCAGCAACTGCGGGATCTTCTCGCCAAACTGGACGGCAACGACGAGCTCGATTCGTTGCTCGAAAAAATCGTTTCCAACAATGACGATCTGAAGCAGGTTCAGCAACAGGCGCATGGCGAAGACGGAGCGGCACCCGCCGACGAGACGTCGCCCGGCGCGTAA
- the tssE gene encoding type VI secretion system baseplate subunit TssE — MSEAVRGSAAPLFDRLAPQAGATNGPLIVGIGQLRRSIGVELSRLLGTRSGLTFEQFVASDGGVIGYGIPDASALSMRSIEDRATLRAAIAHGIALYCPRLSNVAIEIDEGAVCGADARVRIGGTMRLGALTERATFAMRSGVEIPRVAAGENGE; from the coding sequence ATGTCCGAAGCCGTGCGAGGTTCCGCCGCGCCATTGTTCGACCGGCTCGCCCCGCAGGCAGGGGCGACGAACGGTCCGCTTATCGTGGGGATCGGTCAATTGCGCCGCTCGATCGGCGTCGAACTGTCGCGCCTGCTGGGCACGCGCTCGGGACTGACTTTCGAGCAGTTCGTCGCGTCGGACGGCGGGGTGATCGGCTATGGCATCCCGGATGCGAGCGCGCTGTCGATGCGGTCGATTGAAGATCGGGCGACGTTGCGGGCCGCCATCGCGCATGGCATCGCCCTGTACTGTCCGCGGCTGTCGAACGTCGCGATCGAAATCGACGAAGGCGCGGTATGCGGTGCCGACGCGCGCGTGCGCATCGGCGGGACCATGCGACTGGGCGCGCTCACGGAGCGGGCAACGTTCGCGATGCGTTCGGGCGTTGAAATCCCTCGGGTTGCCGCTGGAGAAAACGGTGAGTGA
- the tssH gene encoding type VI secretion system ATPase TssH → MQIDIRTLLSRLDPVCKTGMEQAAELCVRQTHYNVEIEHLLLQLLRGGTPELGAILAAFDVKAAAVETQLQQAVDGFKRGNGRTPALAPGFVPLFQEAWLLGSMLLGEQQIRAGTLLLALLEVDALRGSLLESAPSLLTISREKLRDRLGALIGAHRQVGVPAGSLASGPGAGSAPGAMPSAGDVPGATRALDQFTVDLTRLAADGLIDPIRGRDAEIRQLVDVLLRRRQNNPILTGEAGVGKTAVVEGFAQRIADGDVPPALRGVCVRSLDLALLQAGAGVKGEFESRLKGVIAEVKASPVPIILFIDEAHQLIGAGGAEGQGDAANLLKPALARGELRTIAATTWAEYKKYVERDPALARRFQVVKVDEPQEDAAVDMLRGIVEKLARHHGVEVLDDAVRDAVRLSQRYISGRQLPDKAVSVLDTACARVAIGQTGVPERLEAVARDMAAAESQLRIWRHEAATGRDRALEMRDMAARLAESRAQHGKLTDKLAAERQVVGEITALRRRIARKVDTLPDGDGQDDAAAGLATQLNRLEKGLEAVQNDDAMVPAYVDSSTVASVISGWTGIPVGKMLADELHAVLHLKERLAERVVGQDAALDAIARRVRTSRADLDDPGKPVGVFLLVGPSGVGKTETGVALADALYGGERNLITVNLSEFQEAHSVSGLKGAPPGYVGYGRGGVLTEAVRRRPYSVILLDEMEKAHPDVLELFFQAFDKGTMEDGEGVTINFRNTLILMTSNAAQEVITHACRDGQRIAPDALNALLRPALTERFSPAFLGRLVLVPYYPLGDGQIQAIVALKLRKLAARFMRNHRARFTWTDAVARTIAARCTEVDSGARNIDHILTHAILPALSQQVLERIAMADPFDAVAMTLDADGAFAFAFDVDAGA, encoded by the coding sequence ATGCAAATCGATATTCGGACACTTCTGTCGCGGCTGGACCCTGTCTGCAAGACGGGAATGGAGCAGGCCGCCGAGCTGTGCGTCAGACAGACGCACTACAACGTCGAGATCGAGCATCTGCTGCTGCAATTGCTGCGCGGGGGGACCCCCGAACTGGGCGCGATCCTGGCCGCGTTCGACGTCAAGGCCGCGGCGGTGGAAACGCAATTGCAGCAGGCCGTCGACGGTTTCAAGCGCGGCAACGGCCGTACGCCGGCGCTGGCGCCCGGTTTCGTGCCGCTGTTTCAGGAGGCCTGGCTGCTGGGGTCGATGCTGTTGGGCGAACAGCAAATCCGGGCGGGGACGCTGCTGCTGGCGCTGTTGGAAGTGGATGCGCTGCGCGGCTCGCTGTTGGAGTCGGCGCCGTCCCTGCTGACGATTTCGCGGGAAAAGCTGCGCGACCGGCTGGGCGCGCTGATCGGCGCGCACCGGCAAGTGGGCGTGCCGGCGGGCAGTCTCGCGAGCGGCCCCGGCGCCGGGAGTGCGCCGGGCGCGATGCCCTCGGCGGGGGACGTACCCGGTGCGACGCGGGCCCTCGATCAATTCACCGTGGACCTGACGCGGCTCGCCGCCGACGGCCTGATCGACCCCATTCGCGGGCGCGACGCGGAGATCCGGCAACTGGTCGATGTCTTGCTGCGACGCCGTCAGAACAATCCCATTCTCACCGGCGAGGCTGGCGTCGGCAAGACCGCCGTCGTCGAGGGCTTCGCCCAGCGGATCGCCGACGGCGACGTGCCGCCGGCGTTGCGGGGCGTCTGCGTGCGCTCGCTCGACCTGGCGCTGCTGCAGGCCGGCGCGGGAGTGAAGGGGGAGTTCGAGAGCCGCCTCAAGGGCGTGATCGCCGAGGTCAAGGCCTCTCCCGTACCCATCATCCTGTTCATCGACGAGGCGCATCAGCTCATCGGCGCCGGCGGCGCGGAGGGCCAGGGCGATGCCGCCAACCTGCTCAAGCCGGCGCTCGCGCGCGGGGAGTTGCGCACCATCGCCGCGACGACATGGGCGGAGTACAAGAAATACGTGGAGCGCGACCCCGCGCTGGCCCGACGGTTCCAGGTCGTCAAAGTGGACGAGCCGCAGGAGGACGCGGCGGTGGACATGCTGCGTGGCATCGTCGAGAAGCTGGCGCGGCACCATGGCGTCGAGGTGCTCGACGACGCCGTGCGCGATGCGGTGCGGCTGTCGCAGCGTTACATTTCCGGCCGGCAGTTGCCGGACAAGGCCGTCAGCGTGCTCGACACCGCCTGCGCGCGGGTCGCGATCGGTCAGACGGGCGTGCCGGAACGGCTGGAAGCGGTCGCGCGCGACATGGCCGCGGCGGAGAGCCAGCTACGGATCTGGCGCCACGAAGCCGCGACCGGGCGGGACCGCGCCCTGGAGATGCGGGATATGGCGGCGCGGCTGGCCGAGTCGCGCGCGCAGCACGGGAAGCTGACCGACAAGCTCGCCGCGGAACGGCAGGTTGTCGGCGAGATCACCGCGCTGCGGCGACGCATCGCGCGGAAGGTCGATACGCTGCCGGATGGCGATGGTCAGGATGACGCCGCCGCCGGGCTTGCCACGCAACTGAACCGCCTGGAAAAAGGTCTGGAAGCCGTTCAGAACGACGATGCGATGGTGCCGGCGTATGTCGATTCCTCGACCGTGGCCTCGGTGATTTCGGGATGGACCGGGATTCCGGTGGGAAAGATGCTGGCCGACGAACTGCACGCCGTGCTGCATCTGAAGGAGCGGCTGGCCGAGCGCGTGGTCGGTCAGGACGCGGCGCTGGATGCCATCGCGCGGCGCGTGCGCACGTCCCGCGCGGACCTCGACGACCCCGGCAAGCCAGTGGGGGTGTTCCTGCTGGTCGGTCCGAGCGGTGTCGGCAAGACGGAAACCGGCGTGGCGCTGGCCGACGCGCTGTACGGCGGCGAGCGCAATCTCATCACGGTGAATCTCTCCGAATTCCAGGAAGCGCACAGCGTGTCGGGCCTGAAGGGCGCGCCGCCGGGCTACGTCGGCTACGGCCGGGGCGGCGTGCTGACCGAGGCCGTGCGCCGTCGCCCCTATAGCGTGATCCTGCTCGACGAAATGGAGAAGGCGCACCCCGACGTGCTGGAGTTGTTCTTCCAGGCCTTCGACAAGGGCACGATGGAAGACGGGGAAGGCGTCACGATCAATTTTCGCAATACGTTGATCCTGATGACGTCGAATGCCGCGCAGGAAGTCATCACCCATGCCTGTCGCGACGGCCAGCGGATCGCGCCCGATGCACTGAACGCCCTGTTGCGGCCGGCCCTGACGGAGCGATTCAGCCCGGCCTTCCTGGGTCGGCTCGTGCTGGTGCCGTACTACCCGCTGGGCGACGGGCAGATCCAGGCGATCGTCGCGCTGAAACTGCGCAAACTCGCCGCGCGTTTCATGCGCAATCATCGCGCGCGCTTTACGTGGACGGACGCCGTCGCGCGGACCATCGCCGCGCGGTGCACGGAGGTCGACAGCGGGGCGCGCAATATCGACCACATCCTGACGCATGCGATCCTGCCGGCGCTGTCGCAGCAGGTGCTCGAGCGCATCGCGATGGCGGACCCGTTCGACGCGGTGGCCATGACGCTGGATGCCGACGGCGCCTTCGCTTTTGCATTCGACGTCGATGCGGGAGCGTGA